The Terriglobia bacterium genome contains the following window.
CCTTCTCGCGCACCGCTAGCCGCGTGCCCCACGCGCTGGACGCACCCCCGTCGGTTGCCAAACCGTTGGAGAAAAAGTCGTGCAGGAAATTCTCACTGGCCAGGTCGCTGCCCCGCCCGAACAGCGCCACATGGCGGTTGTCGTCGTGGAACGCCGCGATCTGCAGGCTGCCCCGCGCGCCGAGTTTGCGCTGCGCCGATAGCTCTTCGTGCCAGCCGCCTTCCAGCACCGGACGCCCGTTGCGCCACAGCAGCGCCGGAAACGTATCCAGCTGGTCGAGCACGGAAACCAGCGCCGCGTTGCGGTCCTCCTCTCCGCTCGACGCCAGCGAAGGAACGCCGGGCTGCCCCGCGAATACCAGCGCCGCGCGCCAGTCCTCGTTCACCCGCACATCCACTTCCGTACGCGGGCGCAGCGAGGAAGCCGCCATTCCCAGTCCCACCAGAACATACTCCGCGCCGTAGCGCACAGCCACGCGGTCGCCCAGGGCCACCAACCCGCTCTGATCCAGGCGCACCCCGCGGAACGTCGGCCCATCCGGCCCCAGCCGCGCTTCGCGCAGCACCAGCGTCGTCTGCGGCCCGGTCTCTGCCGAGCCCGTGGGCCGCCAGATCGCCGCTAGGCCTCCTGCCGGCGCCCGCTCGTAACTCATCTGCCCGGCCAACAGCAGTTTGCCGGTTGCCCCGATCCTTTGCTCGTAGGCAAACGCCGTCCCCGCCGCATCCGCCAGATTCGAAATCGAACCGGGGCGCCGCGCCCCGCTGGTCAACTCCAGGCGGGCGTGCGGCAGCTCCGGAGTGCCGCCATTCGCGCCGTGCTGCCCCGCACTTCCGTTCTCGTCCATCCATTGCAGCACCGGCCGCATGGCCGCCGACGAGCGCAGCACCCATTTCCAGTCATCAGCATCCGAGGTCGTGGCGGGCTGGCGGCGCAGGCGGTCCAGCGAGGCAAACATCGATTCCAGCTCGATGCGCACCAGCGTGGTCAGTTGGGCGGTGACGCGGACGTGCTGTTCCACGGTGGGCAGATATCCGGCCAGCGTCACGCGTACCGTATACAGCCCCGGAGCGAAGCGTTCGCCCCGGAAAATTCCCTGCATGTTGGTGAGGTATTCTGCGGAAGACGCAAGGCCCGTCCCTTCCGGGACGATCTGGACGGTTGCGCCCATCTGCGGCGTTCCGGCCGTGTCGCGTACCACTCCCGCGACCTTGCCGGAAACGGGTTTTGTCTGCGCCCCCGCGGCCACGCAGAACAGCGACAGCAGCGCCGCGCTCAGGATCAGGGCCCCCGGGATGGTCGTCCGGTGCCGTCCGTTTTTCACGACGTTTTACCTCCCCGGAGTCGTGTTCGCCGCCGCCTTGGTTTCCGGCGCGGCTTTCACCGTAAACTCCGCCGACCGGGAAATGGTCTGATTCGCCAGTTGGTCCGTAGCGTGAATCTCCAGGGTATACTTGCCCGGCGCCAGCGTGCTCAATGGCAGCAGCCGCTCGATGGTCATCTGGTCGCCGCTTTGCTTCATCTCTTGCGTGGTCTCTTTGAACTCCAGCATCTGCTGGTCGCCCTTGCGCACCAGGTACTGCACCGTGCCGCTGGGCTTATGCGTCTTTTCGTCCACCTTCAGGTTGTATACCTGCAGGTAGATGCCCAGCTTGTCGTTCACCGTGAAGTCCGCCTCCAGGCGCGGCCGCACCTTCGATGAACCCAGCACAAACTGCCCCGTGCCGATCTGCTTCGCCGGCACGTGCTCGATCTGGTCCGCGAGGATCAGCGAGCTCGCCTGAATCTTGTCGTCCTCGTAGCGCGGCACGGCCAGGCGCGAATTCACCACCCCGATGTTGCCGCTCTGCACGTCCTTGATCACCAGGTCCAGCCGGTACAGCCCGGGACGCAGCGGCACCGCCTTCTGGTAGATCGAGGAGAGCTTGATCGACTGCTGGAACAGCGAATCCGGAAAATCGCGGCTCACGGAATCCTCGAAGGTCTGCACCACGCGCCCCGTCAGCGTGCTCACCCGCCCGAAAATGTTCAGCGTCGCGGAATGCACCCCGTCCTTGTCTTTGAAGGAGAGCTGCGTGTTGGGAATCTGGATGGTCACCGGCACCAGCACCGATTCGCTGGTCACCTTCAGGTAGTCCGTGCGCCAGTTGAAGTGGATCTGATCGCGCACGATGCGCGACGTCACCAGCGCCTCCAGGTCCTTGAACTTTACCGCCGGTGGCCGCTGGATATTCGTATACAGTTCCAGGCGCGTGAATTCGTTGTACTTCGCCGGCTGCGACCCGCCCAGCGGCGTCCCCATGTTCGTGCCGTCCGAGCGCGTGAAGCGGTCCGTCTTCGAGGCCATGCCCATCGCTTCCATTTGCGTCAACCCCGCGCCCGGCACGTGCAGCAGCGCGTCTTTTTCCGAGGGGTCCATCGTCAGGTGATATTCCCCCGAGCCCGAGGGGTCCACGAACTCCAGTTCGATGTCCTCGCCGATCCCGTCCAGGTGCCGGTAGCGCCACGTCTCCCACGGATAGGTCGATGTCGTTCCCCCGCCTTCGGCTGCCGGCCGGTCGTACGTGCCCCCCGTCGGGTGCGACTGCACTTCGTCCGCCGGGCCCCAGATGATATAGATGCGCCCGCGGTCGGTCTTCCACCCCGGGATTCCCGAAGCGAAATGTTCGTTGGCGTAGGCGATGCGCCGGTAATGCTCTTCCTTGAAATCGTTGTCCGGCAGATCCGGATTGCTGCTGCGGCGCAGCCAGAACTGCTCGATGAACTGCTCGCGCTCTTCGTTGGTGGAAAGCTGCAGAAACGCTCTGCGCTCGTCCGGCGAGATGATGTACACGACGTCTTCGTCGAGCCAGTGCTTGTAAGCCTCGCCCAGCTCCTTGTACACCTGCTTCATTTTTTTCCGGGCATCTTTGTCCGCCCTCGGAGCCGGTGCAGGAATCTCCTGTGCGCAGACCGCGCCCAGACCCAGAGCCATGAAAACCGCACACGCCGCGAAGGCGCGCGAGAACCGCGTCATAAAGACACCTCTACCCATAGGAGTACGAATTCTAACCGCATGGCAAGCCCACGTCAATCAAGGAATCCCCTTCATTATCTGCAACTTGCCCCCGATTTTCTTTAGAGGCCCGCCGCGCCGCGCGGGTTGCCTCGCCCCACACTTCCCCCGCGCCAACGGACAGCCTGCACACCCTGGCCTTCCGGGCAGGTTGGCTCCCAGCGAGTGGCCCTCGATAAGAGCGCAGGCCGCCCGGGACGGTGCCGTTTTATCACTCTAGGGTGACGTATGACAGTGGTATCCTCACCGTGCCTGCGCGGAACGAAATGCGCTCCGAAGAATGCGCCACCCGCCAGTGATTTGGGCCGAGCAATGGCATCTGCTGCCTTTCAAGATCAATTGAAAAAACACTGTAAATAAAAGGAATTAACTATGAGTGGCAAACTTGGCAGAGTGCTCCTAGTCACGCTCATCTGCTTGTGGAACTGGGCTTCCGGCGACGCCTGGGGAGAGAAGGTGTGCCTATGCCAGTTTGTGGCACCAAGGTATTCTCCGATAGCTCGCGCGGCACGGATTCAAGGCACCGTCAGGCTGACGGTGGATGTCGGCCCACAGGGGGAGCCCGTAAGTGTTAGTGTCGTCGAAGGGGACCCGATATTGGCCGAGGCTGCCGCACAGGCTCTTAGGAATTGGAAATTCTGCCCTCCCCCGGAAGCACGAGAGAATCAGCATTTGACCATCACGGTTCAATTTAAGCTAGACGGAAAAAGCACCAACGATTGGGCACCTACAGATGTGACCTTTCGTCCGCCTGCCACAGTGGAGGTGGTGGCTCCGCCTGCTATAGGACAGGTCGCGCCTCCGGATGTCGTGATTCCGAAGCCTTGAGGGTGTTTCCGTCCGATTAGATGACGGCGTCGGCTCCTTCGACCGAGTAGACTTGCTAGCTGTACGACGACCAAGGCTCGGAAGAGAGGAGCCGAAGGCGGGTGGCAGCCCCTTGATGAGTTGGCAAGGACTGGGTACCGTCCGCGAAAAGGGTGCGGTTTTGTCTTTCACCCGGCAGCGCTGCAGCGCAAACATTCACTTACGATCCCTTCGGCAATCTCAACAAATCCGGCAGCCCCAACAGCTTCCTGCCCACTTATTCGCCATCCACCAATCGCATGACCTCCCTCCCTGGAAATTTCACCCCGACCTACGACGCTAACGGGAACGTCACTAACGACAGCAGTCACATCTACACCTGGGACGCGGACGGCAATTCTGTCACGCTTGACAGCGTCGGATTGACCTTCGATGCCTTCGACCGCATGGTGGAACAGAACCGCTCCGGCGTCTATACTCAGATCGTCTATGCCCCCACGGGAGAAAAGCTGGCGCTGATGAATGGCCAGACGTTGCAGAAGGCTTTCGTGCCCCTGCCCGGCGGCGGCTCCGCTGTGTACACCAGCACGGGCCTCAGCTACTACCGCCATCCCGATTGGCTGGGGAGTTCGCGCTTGGCCTCGACGCCCACACGCACGGTCTATTCCACCACAGCCTACGCGCCGTTTGGCGAGCCCTATGCACAGTCCGGCACCGCCGACCTTTCCTTCACCGGCCAGAACCAGGACACCGCTGGCGGCTCCTACGACTTCCTCGCCCGCGAATACGCCATCCAGGGCCGCTGGCCGTCGCCCGATCCAATGGGAGGCAATATCGGGAATCCACAGTCCTTGAATCGCTATGCGTATGTGATGAATAATCCGCTCGCACTGGTTGATCCGTTGGGGCTGGCGTCTTGCACGCGTGATGACACCTGCGACGATAAGTATGACCGCTACCACCAATTCAGTGACGCGGTTGGCACCGGGAATTGTCTCCTGAACTTCATGCCCGCCCCCTGCCAGGTGGCCAATTATTATCTACAGACTGGATTAGGCTACATAGACTTCGGACCTGATTGGAAGTTCAAAGGCAACCTTGCCTACGGAACCAATTGCTATGTCGGCGTCATTGTGGATGCGGCATTTTGTTTAGGTGATTATCCGACTCCTAATCCGGGTGGGCAGGGCAGTACTCTTTGGTTGCAAACGAAGGTTTTCTTCCAAGCATGGGGAAGAGAAATGAAAAAGGAAACGTTCCAGCCTGGTGGATGTGCCTATTTGTTCGGCACGACATTCGTTGGAGGAGGGGAGGCAGCAGGTCCTGGACCAGTCGACGTAGGGAAGGCAGCTACGGACAGCATGAAGATTGGCTACGTTGCGGAGAAAGGTTTAGCGGTGCCAATGAGATCCTCCATTTTTAGGAGTATCACCCGATTGGGGGAGATGTTCGATGGACTTGCAGCGGCAGATTTCTTTGTTACTTCTGTAGAATCAACAGTAACCGAGATAAAGGCTGCAGTCTCTGGTGAGTGCAAATGAAACAGCACAAAATCCGTGACGCGATGATCTATGCGGGAGTGAGCATCCTCGTCATGGCAGGAATCATTCTGTGGGCACTGTACGTACCTGCTAACTCGGGCATTTCAGCAAAAATACTTCGTCTAACGGTCGCGACGGCCATATTGTACGGATATATCGTTCGGTGGTACTGGAAGATGCGCAATAGTATCAGATTTTGGCTTATCATCTCAGGATTTATCGTACTGCATTTATTTTCTTTTCAAATTATCTTGCGGAACATGCAAAACATACCTCTTTTTTGGTTCATCCTGCCATGCTTATTTGAAGGTGGTTTGATTATGTTAGTACTTAATTTTATTCTTCACGTCTCTCCTCCCTAGCCAGAGATCTTTGTTTCGAATTGATGGCCGTAACCTCATTCGAATGCCCCGCCTCCCCCCCGGCCATTTCCCCCCAATCCCTTCTTGAAGCGCATGTACTACTGTGCTAACATGTGCCGTGAGTACGCAGCAGCCACCCCGCGCGCCGCACCCCTCGCCCGCTAACCCTTGCAGAATCTGCAGTTCCGAAAAATCCGTCCGCAACCCCTGTAGAATCTGCAGTTACAAATCATTAGACTTAAAGTCCTTTATCATCTGCACTTACAGAAAACACCGGGGGGTGGGGGTCATTCTGTTAACTTCGCGCCCTCAAAACCGGGCTGGGGCGTACCGATCGGTGAGCAATGCGGGAGCAGGAGGGCTACTGCAGGCGGTGCGGGCGGCCGTCCGTGCCTACCAGGGTGTCGAAAATCGCCAGGACGTGGCGGCGGTATTCGATCATGCGCGTGAAGAGGTCGCGCAGCTCCGGCTGGCGCTCGGCCTCGCGATGCCACTTGGCCAGCACCACGGGCGGCACGGAGATGTCCCGCCGCAGCTCTTCCGGGGAATGCCCGCGCAGAAACAGCCCGTAGAAAAAGGCCGCTTCGCGCTGCGGGAGATCGAAATCCAGCAGCATTTCCGGGGGCACGATTTGGAGCTGTGTGGCCATAAAGAAAAAGCAGTTTACCGAAATCCATCGCCGCGTCAAGTAGTACCCCCGTACGGGTGCCCTCTTGCGCATCCCGCCCCGCCCGGGAGAGGGCCGGGAACCCGGCCGATGGCCTTCGCGCGGCAACGTCCGCTGACGTCCCCGAACCTTGGCGGCACGCTCCGCAACACTGGAAGCTGGAAATTTCGCCGTGGTGGCCGTAAAGTAGGGCTGCAGCATGGAGGTTAATCCGATGCGTGTGATGCGAACTTTCCTCGGCGGTACGATCCTGCTGGCGTCCGGGCTGGGGCTGTTGCTCCTGCCGCCAGGCGCCGCCTCCGGCTCCCCGCAGGAGCCCGGCGCCGTGCCCGCGCATCACCGCCAGCCGCCCCAGGGCCCGCTCCCGGCCACGCTCAGCCCCGCGCAGTTCAACGATCCGGTGGTGAAAAACGCTTACGCCGCCGCCGCGCGCATCAAGAAAACCCTCTACCAGCAGCCCTGCTATTGCCACTGCGACCGCAGCGTCGGCCACGGCAGCCTGCTCGATTGCTACGTCTCCCAGCACGCTTCCGGCTGCGACATCTGCATACGCGAAACTTTTTACGCCTCCGAGCAGCAGCGCAAGGGCAAGACTGCGGCGCAGATCCGCGCCGGCATCATCCACGGTGACTGGGAAAGAATGGACATCTCCCGCTACGATACCTATCCCCCCGCCAAATAAAAAAGGCCGCGAAAATGGCGTGGCCAAAATGCCAGGGAAGCAAAAAAGGCGCCCTACCGAGGGCGCCTTTCTCGTTTTTGCACGATTGCAACAACCAGCGGCTTAAGCGCCGCCTAGTTTGGCTTGGAGGTCCTGAAACAGGCTCTGCAGCAGGACCTGGTCGTATCCCAGGAAATCGGCTCTCATCACGCCCCTGCCATCTACGTTCGTCACTTCGCCGGAAACCTGCAGGCGGACTTTCTCGACACTCGCCGGCACGGGCGGATTCGCCTTGGGATCGCCAGGCGTCGAGACGAGCTTGATGCTGATCTGTACTTTGTAGACCCAGTTCGTGTTCATCGTGACGATTTTCGAGTTCGGGAGGGTCCGGAAATATCCCGAGTCCTTATCCATCGTCGCGATGTCGAAGTTGTGTTCGAGGACCGTGTTGACAGCCGTCTGCCAGACCTTGTCGTAGTTTTTTTGGAAGTCTGCGCGAACCGGCAGTTCGCGCCAGACGGGTTCGCCGGTCACGAAACGCGCCTCCAGCACTTTCGGAACCTTTTTGTAAGAGCCGAAAAGCTGAGCGGATACAGTGGATGACGTCAACACGAGCACGGCCAGCACGGCCAGCAACCGTCGAATATTCATAGCGATTCTCCTGTCTGCTGCGGGCCGCGCATGCGACATGCGCGGCGCAATATAAATCCAAGTCTGATTGTGCCAGTTTGAGTCCAACCTCGAATTTCAAAACGGGGAGGCGATGGCCTAATTGACACCCCATTAATTTGATTGGGCCCGAATTTCAGAGTTTAGAATCGCAAAGCTGGCCAGCATACTCCATAGTACGAGCGAACTACGCATGTCCAAACCACCAAGTGTGAGTTCGGGCACAAATTCACAACCAAGCTGGAGCCGCTAAAATACAAGGATGAATCCTGGCCAGAAAAATTAAGTTGAGGATGCTCAGCGGCCGCCGCGCAGGTAGGCGTCCGTGCCGCTCAGCCAGTCCTCGCGCGGGGGCATGAAGATGTCCAGGTCCACGGTCTCTTCCACGGCCCAGGCCTCGTGCGGCATGTTCGGGGGAATGGCCAGCACCTCGCCGGCGTGCACCACGATCTCCTTGCCGTCGATGGCGAACTTCAGCGCGCCCTCCAGGATGTAGGTGAGCTGCTCGTTGTGGTGCTGATGCAGCGGCACGTGCGCGCCCTTCTTCAGCAGCACGCGCGCCATCATCATCTTGTCGCCGACGATCATCTGCCGGTCGATCAGGGGATTTAGGTGCTCACGCTTGATGTCGTCCCACTTGAGGTACTTCAGCACGGCCGGTGCGCTCATTTCAGGTCTCCATAGAGTTTCGCTGCGTTGTCGTGCAGGTACAGATGCGCCAGTTCCAGCGCGCGTGTTTCCGTAATGGCGCCTTCGCTCACCAGCTCCGCCAGCGCCGCGGCCAGCGCGGTGCGCGCCGAGCGCACCGCCAGCCAGAAGGTTTCCTCCGCGCCCACGGCGTCGTTGAACGGAAAGGCGTCCGAAGCGAACATGATCTTCTCCGGGTAGAGCGAGATCCACTGCTTCAGAATCGTTTTCAGCTCCGAGGGGTAGACGTAGTAGCCCATCAGCGAGGAGTCGGTATACACGTTCTTGGCCGCGGTCAGCCAGATCATGTCCAGCGTGTAGGGATACCCGCCGTGGATGAGCACGAAGTTCACGTTCTTGTAGCGCGGGTCGCGCAGCACGTTTTCCAGGTTCAGCGGATGCCCCTGGCGCAGGCTGAAGTAATCGCCGATGCCTACCGCGCTGTGGAAGTGCACCGGCAATTTCAATTTCCCGGCTTCGTCCAGCAGCACGCGGAAAATGTAGTCCTGAAAAAGCGTGTACTCCTTGGCCGCGGGCACCCCGCCCGTCCGGTAGCGCGCATAGATCTGCGCGGCCTGCTCGCGCGGCGGGTCCTCGAAATGCAGCGAGCGGAAATAGGCGGCTTCGAACTTCATGGCCACGCCGCCGCGCTTCTGGTTCTCCGCCACCGTGCGCCGCACGAACTCCTCATAGCCGGCGAGATCCGCGGGCAGCGCCGCGACGTTCTCCTGCTTCCTGTAGCGCTGCAGCATCTTCTCCTGCAGCGGGATGTACACGCCCATGTCGCCATTCTTCCCGGCCTGGTCGCGGTTATCGAAGGGATAGAGGAAGGAATCCACGAAGAAGACCCAGTGGAAGCGCTTGGGATCGAGATAGGGAGCCAGCGCCACGCGATTGGCCAGGCAGATTTGCACGCCCACCTTGTCCAGGATGCTGTCGAAGTAGGCCGTGCCGCCTTCCTTCTCCCAGGCCTTCTTCTTGTCGATCAGCCATTGGGCATGCGCGGGCTTGAAATCGTCGTAGGGGTAGCCGAAGAGCGCTTTGGCCGCCGCCACAAATTCCGGATTGGTGTCACGCAGGCGCAGCACCGTGCTTTCCTCCGGCGGCGAGGCCATGGCGTCCATGTCCATGTCGTCGGGGAAGGTGGCGTGCGAATGGTTGTCGTAAATGGGAATCTGGTCGATCTTCTTGAGCAGGCGCTCGTAGATCACCGGCATGTCCGGGCCCGCGAAAGGTTTGGCTTGTGCCACGGCCGGGGAGGCAGCAGCGAAGAAGAGAACTGCGCACAGCAGCAGGTGAATCATTTGTTTCATTTTTGTGCACCTCACCGAAACAAACAGTTATTCCACACCGCAGCGAGTTTGTCGAGGCCGCAAAACACAATGCGCGGCGGCCACGCCGAGGCGGAAATCCTTCCGGCAATCGAAAGCCCGCCTACCGCGCCACTGCGGCGCGCCAGCGCGCGGAGACGCGTTCGATCCGCTCCAGCGCTTCCTCCAGCAGATTCCGCGCGCTCACCAGCGAAAAGCGCAGGTACTCCGCGCCCCCGGCGCCAAACGCCGCTCCGGCAATCCCCGCCACGCCGCCCTCTTCCAGCAGCAGCGCCGCCACCTGCTCGGCCGCGAGCCCAGTGTCCGCGACATTCACCCAGGCGTAAAACGCGCCGTCGGGCGCGAGACAGCGGAAGCCCGGGATGCGGTTGAGTCCGGCCACGAAGAGGTCGCGCCGCTTGCGGTACTCCGCGACCATGGCGTCCACGGCGTTGCTCGGGTCGCGCAGCGCCTCGATGGCCGCCACCTGCGTGAACTCCGCCGCGCACGTAAACGTGTTCAGCACCAGCATGTCCAGCGCGTCCACCACCGCCACCGGGGCTACCGCGTAGCCCAGCCGCCAGCCGGTCATCGCGAAGCTCTTCGAGAATCCGTCGATGATCACCGTGCGCTCGGCCATCCCCGGCAGCGACGCGATCGAGCGATACTCCCCGCGGAAGAGAATCCGCGCGTAAATTTCATCGGCGATCACCCACAGGTCGTGCCGCGCCGCCAGCTCCGCGATTCCCGCGAGCGCGGCATCGCTGTACACCGTTCCGGTGGGATTATTCGGCGAATTGAAGATCAGCAGGCGCGTTTTCGCCGTGATTTTCCCGGCGATTTCCGCGAGATCCGGCTGAAAGCGGTTCTTCTCGATCAGGTGAAACGCCACCGGCGTCGCGTCCAGGCCCCGCGTGAACGACGGATAGATCGGGAAGCTCGGATCGGGGTAGAGCACTTCGTCGCCCGGCTCAATCAGCGCCATCATCGCCAGCGCCAGGGCCATCTTGCAGCCGGGAGCGACGAGCACCTCCTGCGGCGTCACCTGCAGCCGCCGCGTCCGCCCCAGATAGTCGGCCACGGCTTCGCGCAGCGCCGGCACGCCGCGCGTCGAGCAGTAGCGGTCGCGGCCCGCGGCCACGGCGGCGCGCACCGCGTCCACCACCGGGGCCGCCGGATGAAAATCCGGCTCGCCCAGCTCGAGATGAATGATCGAGCGGCCCTGCCGCTCCAGTTCCTTGGCGCGCGTATAGACGGCCAGTGCGCCCTCTCCGGTCAGTTGGGAAATGCGTGAGGCGATGTGTCTCATAGTCGGTTTTCCGATGCTATCACTCCGCCGCGGGCAGCGCGCCGTACACCGCGGCGATCTCCGCCATCACCACAGCGCGCTCGAGCAGCCGGACCCGGGATGTTTCGCTCATGGGAAAGCTTCCGTGGGGAGATTTTTCAGCCCGTAAATGTTGCCCGCAAAAAACGCAGGGGCACGAACATTCGTGCCCCTGCGGATGCAGGATGGTCGCCGCCGCGTTAGAACGCCCAGCGCAGCGAGAACTGGATCAGCCGCGGCGTGCCCTTGGCCGTGGTGATCTGCCCGAAGTTGGCCTTGCTCTCCACGTCGGTGAAAGTCGGGTTCGAGAAGTTCACGTGGTTCCAGATGTTGAAGAAATCGGCCGTGAACCGGATGGTCTGCCGCTCGCCGATCTTGAAATTCTTGATCAGCGAGAAGTCCCAGTTCTGCTGGCGCGGACCGCGGTAGATATTCCTTCCGAGATTGCCAAAGTCCGTGGTGCAGAAGTTGGAGTTCGGAAAGATGGTCGGATCGAGCTGATTCGGATCGCACTGCGCCGGATAGAGCGGCAGCGCCTTACTGAAGTTGTTGAAGTCCACATAGCCGCCTAGCCGCGCGTGCACATCGCCGGATGTGTAACCCTGCGAGATGCTCCCGCCGGACGCCAAACTGGCTCCGAGGAGCGGCGTGCTGCCCAGCCCGAGGAAGCCTGAGCCTGCGCCGGAATCGAAAATGGAGAATGGCGTGCCGGATTGGAAGATGGTGATGCCGCTGATGGACCAATTGGCCAGCACCGCGCGCTTCCAGCCTTCCTCCTTCTCGAAGAACGGCAGGTCATAGACGTAGCTGACCACCAGGCGGTGCTTGCGGTCGAAATCGGAAAGCCCGCGCGAGGCGTTGATGTTGCTCTGGTCGTTGTACGCGGTATTGAACGCCGTGTTGCCCGTGGAAGTGGCGTCGGTGGATTTCGACCAGGTGTAGGCGGACTGGAAATAGCCGCGCGCCCAGCGCCGCGACACCGTCGCTTGCAACGCATGATAGTGCGAGTAGGCGTCGTTGGCGAAGAGCTGGTAGCCGGAGTAGCCGTTGAGGCCCGGCGTAGGCGTCCGCGCCACGGCGTTGGCGAAGGTGTTCGCGGTGATCTGGTAGGTGTTGTTGAAGGCGTCGGTGACGACGACGGGATTGGCCACCGAGGCGCGCCGCGACTGGATGCCGTCG
Protein-coding sequences here:
- a CDS encoding carboxypeptidase-like regulatory domain-containing protein; the encoded protein is MKNGRHRTTIPGALILSAALLSLFCVAAGAQTKPVSGKVAGVVRDTAGTPQMGATVQIVPEGTGLASSAEYLTNMQGIFRGERFAPGLYTVRVTLAGYLPTVEQHVRVTAQLTTLVRIELESMFASLDRLRRQPATTSDADDWKWVLRSSAAMRPVLQWMDENGSAGQHGANGGTPELPHARLELTSGARRPGSISNLADAAGTAFAYEQRIGATGKLLLAGQMSYERAPAGGLAAIWRPTGSAETGPQTTLVLREARLGPDGPTFRGVRLDQSGLVALGDRVAVRYGAEYVLVGLGMAASSLRPRTEVDVRVNEDWRAALVFAGQPGVPSLASSGEEDRNAALVSVLDQLDTFPALLWRNGRPVLEGGWHEELSAQRKLGARGSLQIAAFHDDNRHVALFGRGSDLASENFLHDFFSNGLATDGGASSAWGTRLAVREKAGENTELTVVYGFAGALAPDEQPGAEFREALRTRQRHTLSADIKTRVPWLGTQVNAGYKWISGRILSRPDSFGETLFQNDPYLHINVRQALPKFAPGHWEALAECQNLLAQGYVPMSGRDGSVVVVPVFRSFRGGVSVQF
- a CDS encoding GWxTD domain-containing protein, which encodes MKQVYKELGEAYKHWLDEDVVYIISPDERRAFLQLSTNEEREQFIEQFWLRRSSNPDLPDNDFKEEHYRRIAYANEHFASGIPGWKTDRGRIYIIWGPADEVQSHPTGGTYDRPAAEGGGTTSTYPWETWRYRHLDGIGEDIELEFVDPSGSGEYHLTMDPSEKDALLHVPGAGLTQMEAMGMASKTDRFTRSDGTNMGTPLGGSQPAKYNEFTRLELYTNIQRPPAVKFKDLEALVTSRIVRDQIHFNWRTDYLKVTSESVLVPVTIQIPNTQLSFKDKDGVHSATLNIFGRVSTLTGRVVQTFEDSVSRDFPDSLFQQSIKLSSIYQKAVPLRPGLYRLDLVIKDVQSGNIGVVNSRLAVPRYEDDKIQASSLILADQIEHVPAKQIGTGQFVLGSSKVRPRLEADFTVNDKLGIYLQVYNLKVDEKTHKPSGTVQYLVRKGDQQMLEFKETTQEMKQSGDQMTIERLLPLSTLAPGKYTLEIHATDQLANQTISRSAEFTVKAAPETKAAANTTPGR
- a CDS encoding energy transducer TonB, producing MSGKLGRVLLVTLICLWNWASGDAWGEKVCLCQFVAPRYSPIARAARIQGTVRLTVDVGPQGEPVSVSVVEGDPILAEAAAQALRNWKFCPPPEARENQHLTITVQFKLDGKSTNDWAPTDVTFRPPATVEVVAPPAIGQVAPPDVVIPKP
- a CDS encoding RHS repeat-associated core domain-containing protein — protein: MRFCLSPGSAAAQTFTYDPFGNLNKSGSPNSFLPTYSPSTNRMTSLPGNFTPTYDANGNVTNDSSHIYTWDADGNSVTLDSVGLTFDAFDRMVEQNRSGVYTQIVYAPTGEKLALMNGQTLQKAFVPLPGGGSAVYTSTGLSYYRHPDWLGSSRLASTPTRTVYSTTAYAPFGEPYAQSGTADLSFTGQNQDTAGGSYDFLAREYAIQGRWPSPDPMGGNIGNPQSLNRYAYVMNNPLALVDPLGLASCTRDDTCDDKYDRYHQFSDAVGTGNCLLNFMPAPCQVANYYLQTGLGYIDFGPDWKFKGNLAYGTNCYVGVIVDAAFCLGDYPTPNPGGQGSTLWLQTKVFFQAWGREMKKETFQPGGCAYLFGTTFVGGGEAAGPGPVDVGKAATDSMKIGYVAEKGLAVPMRSSIFRSITRLGEMFDGLAAADFFVTSVESTVTEIKAAVSGECK
- a CDS encoding PCYCGC domain-containing protein, producing the protein MRVMRTFLGGTILLASGLGLLLLPPGAASGSPQEPGAVPAHHRQPPQGPLPATLSPAQFNDPVVKNAYAAAARIKKTLYQQPCYCHCDRSVGHGSLLDCYVSQHASGCDICIRETFYASEQQRKGKTAAQIRAGIIHGDWERMDISRYDTYPPAK
- a CDS encoding cupin domain-containing protein, encoding MSAPAVLKYLKWDDIKREHLNPLIDRQMIVGDKMMMARVLLKKGAHVPLHQHHNEQLTYILEGALKFAIDGKEIVVHAGEVLAIPPNMPHEAWAVEETVDLDIFMPPREDWLSGTDAYLRGGR
- a CDS encoding amidohydrolase family protein; the protein is MKQMIHLLLCAVLFFAAASPAVAQAKPFAGPDMPVIYERLLKKIDQIPIYDNHSHATFPDDMDMDAMASPPEESTVLRLRDTNPEFVAAAKALFGYPYDDFKPAHAQWLIDKKKAWEKEGGTAYFDSILDKVGVQICLANRVALAPYLDPKRFHWVFFVDSFLYPFDNRDQAGKNGDMGVYIPLQEKMLQRYRKQENVAALPADLAGYEEFVRRTVAENQKRGGVAMKFEAAYFRSLHFEDPPREQAAQIYARYRTGGVPAAKEYTLFQDYIFRVLLDEAGKLKLPVHFHSAVGIGDYFSLRQGHPLNLENVLRDPRYKNVNFVLIHGGYPYTLDMIWLTAAKNVYTDSSLMGYYVYPSELKTILKQWISLYPEKIMFASDAFPFNDAVGAEETFWLAVRSARTALAAALAELVSEGAITETRALELAHLYLHDNAAKLYGDLK
- a CDS encoding aminotransferase class I/II-fold pyridoxal phosphate-dependent enzyme; its protein translation is MRHIASRISQLTGEGALAVYTRAKELERQGRSIIHLELGEPDFHPAAPVVDAVRAAVAAGRDRYCSTRGVPALREAVADYLGRTRRLQVTPQEVLVAPGCKMALALAMMALIEPGDEVLYPDPSFPIYPSFTRGLDATPVAFHLIEKNRFQPDLAEIAGKITAKTRLLIFNSPNNPTGTVYSDAALAGIAELAARHDLWVIADEIYARILFRGEYRSIASLPGMAERTVIIDGFSKSFAMTGWRLGYAVAPVAVVDALDMLVLNTFTCAAEFTQVAAIEALRDPSNAVDAMVAEYRKRRDLFVAGLNRIPGFRCLAPDGAFYAWVNVADTGLAAEQVAALLLEEGGVAGIAGAAFGAGGAEYLRFSLVSARNLLEEALERIERVSARWRAAVAR